In Dyadobacter sp. CECT 9275, the following proteins share a genomic window:
- a CDS encoding IPT/TIG domain-containing protein has product MNILKSKQYLLLLSFSLFLAVSACKNDDTPVTPDPVLAVSTFTPSSGLAGTKVVITGTKFDATPANNTVLFNTTPATVTAATTTSLEVTVPAGATTGVISVTVGGNTVKSASPFTITERAAVEVKGNITTNTNWTADKVYTIKGFVYVQSGATLTIEKGTLIKGGAKEDDPSGQQQGGTLIISQGAKIMAIGTAEQPIVFTSSKEPGKRNYGDWGGVVLIGKAPHNQVGSKGPEGGISVPGGLGTDAIANDNSGTLQYVRIEFGGIALSNAANSEINGLTLYAVGSGTTIDHVQVSYSGDDSFEWFGGTVNAKNLVAFRGFDDDWDTDWGFTGKVQYALSLRDPKISDQSKSNGFESDNYDPGEPATGANAGLPLTAPVFANVSNFVFNTAPSTDFVSPASGAYQAAMHLRRNTSISIFNSLLVGYPQGLRLDGTVTGTYANATSGALDLKGIVLSNMTDPILGAGAITKDQAIAYFNDAARKNETKDLASLLLNSANFNLAAPGFLPQATSPLLTGAVWEGKAADAFFTKETFRGAFGTTDWTKGWTNFDPQNTVYK; this is encoded by the coding sequence ATGAACATTTTAAAAAGCAAACAATACCTTTTGCTACTGTCTTTCAGCCTGTTCCTGGCCGTCAGTGCGTGTAAGAACGATGATACGCCCGTGACTCCCGATCCGGTGCTTGCAGTAAGTACTTTCACGCCAAGTTCAGGCCTGGCAGGCACCAAAGTGGTGATTACAGGTACTAAATTCGATGCAACTCCTGCAAACAATACCGTACTTTTCAATACAACACCTGCAACTGTCACCGCAGCAACAACCACCTCTCTTGAAGTAACCGTACCTGCCGGTGCAACCACAGGCGTTATTTCGGTAACGGTTGGCGGAAACACGGTAAAAAGCGCCTCTCCATTCACGATCACTGAAAGGGCCGCTGTGGAAGTAAAAGGAAACATCACAACCAACACAAACTGGACTGCCGATAAAGTTTACACCATCAAAGGTTTTGTATACGTTCAGTCTGGCGCAACACTTACCATCGAAAAAGGTACGCTGATCAAAGGCGGTGCTAAAGAAGATGATCCGAGCGGGCAGCAACAAGGCGGAACGCTGATTATCAGCCAGGGAGCTAAAATTATGGCCATTGGTACTGCTGAACAGCCGATCGTTTTCACTTCTTCAAAAGAACCAGGCAAACGTAATTATGGCGATTGGGGTGGTGTGGTCCTGATCGGAAAAGCACCTCATAACCAGGTTGGGAGCAAAGGACCAGAAGGCGGTATCAGTGTTCCAGGCGGACTAGGTACAGATGCTATTGCAAACGACAACTCAGGTACTTTACAATATGTACGTATCGAATTTGGTGGAATTGCCCTGAGTAATGCCGCCAACAGTGAAATCAACGGCTTGACCCTCTACGCGGTGGGATCCGGCACAACCATCGATCACGTTCAGGTTTCTTACAGCGGTGACGATTCCTTCGAATGGTTTGGCGGCACTGTAAACGCGAAAAATCTGGTTGCTTTCCGTGGCTTTGATGACGACTGGGATACTGACTGGGGCTTCACAGGGAAAGTACAATATGCACTATCTCTCCGCGATCCTAAAATTTCCGATCAGTCTAAATCAAATGGTTTTGAATCTGATAACTACGATCCGGGCGAGCCTGCAACAGGTGCAAACGCAGGACTTCCCCTGACCGCTCCTGTTTTTGCCAACGTGAGTAACTTCGTTTTCAATACGGCACCTTCTACCGACTTTGTAAGCCCTGCTTCGGGAGCATACCAGGCAGCCATGCACCTGCGCCGTAATACATCTATCAGCATCTTCAACTCGCTTCTTGTTGGTTATCCACAGGGCCTGCGCCTGGATGGTACTGTAACCGGAACCTATGCAAATGCAACCAGCGGAGCACTTGATCTGAAAGGTATTGTATTGTCCAACATGACTGACCCCATTCTGGGAGCAGGTGCAATTACCAAAGATCAGGCTATTGCATATTTCAATGATGCCGCTCGTAAAAACGAAACCAAAGACCTGGCTTCATTACTGCTGAACAGTGCCAACTTCAACCTTGCTGCTCCTGGCTTCCTTCCACAAGCTACGTCACCACTGCTGACCGGTGCGGTATGGGAAGGTAAAGCAGCTGATGCATTCTTTACAAAAGAGACATTCCGTGGTGCTTTTGGAACAACAGACTGGACCAAAGGATGGACCAACTTCGATCCTCAAAACACGGTTTACAAATAA
- a CDS encoding ATP-binding protein has translation MMSFLQRQLALAINEQKDKFPVIAVTGPRQSGKTTLLKNIFKDYTYISLENPNNKSFAQDDPVGFLKRYDDKIILDEAQQAPLLFSYIQTIVDESKKMGQFILSGSQNFQLLNNITQSLAGRVALFKLLPFDFEEMKSGNLLPDNFAQACINGFYPAIFDRNIEPRIFYFNYLQTYVQRDVTELINIRDTRQFRSFLSLCAARVGQLLNLNALANECGISQPTAKAWLSILETSYIIFQLQPFYQNFNKRVVKSPKLYFYDTGLLCYILGIRYTSSFDDSPLRGNIFENLVVAEYYKKNEHLYLHRDYWFWRDSNGHEIDLMTHNGNSFDIFEIKSTQTITPAQFKGMDFFESIAKSQISNKTLIYGGKDNQERTNYTVLGWSNINS, from the coding sequence ATGATGAGCTTTCTACAAAGACAACTGGCACTGGCAATTAACGAGCAGAAAGACAAGTTCCCGGTAATCGCCGTAACGGGACCTCGTCAGTCAGGAAAGACCACCCTTCTGAAGAACATTTTTAAGGATTACACTTATATCTCACTGGAAAATCCTAATAACAAATCCTTTGCGCAGGACGATCCCGTAGGTTTTTTAAAAAGATATGATGACAAGATCATTCTTGACGAAGCACAACAAGCTCCGCTGCTCTTCTCATACATCCAGACGATCGTCGATGAAAGCAAAAAAATGGGACAATTTATCCTATCAGGATCCCAGAATTTCCAACTCTTAAATAATATTACACAAAGCCTCGCCGGTCGGGTAGCGCTGTTTAAACTGCTGCCATTTGATTTTGAAGAAATGAAATCCGGGAACTTACTACCGGATAATTTTGCCCAGGCATGTATCAACGGATTCTACCCAGCTATTTTTGATCGAAACATAGAACCCCGAATATTTTATTTTAATTATCTGCAGACTTATGTCCAAAGAGATGTTACTGAGCTGATCAATATCCGCGACACCAGGCAGTTCCGGTCATTTCTGTCACTATGCGCTGCCAGAGTAGGACAACTATTGAATCTGAACGCGTTGGCAAATGAATGCGGCATTTCTCAGCCAACTGCTAAGGCCTGGCTATCTATTTTGGAAACCAGTTACATCATTTTCCAACTCCAGCCATTTTACCAAAATTTCAACAAAAGAGTAGTTAAAAGCCCTAAACTTTATTTTTATGACACTGGTCTGTTGTGCTACATTCTGGGTATAAGATATACGAGCTCTTTCGACGATAGCCCCTTACGGGGAAATATTTTCGAAAATTTGGTTGTCGCGGAATACTATAAAAAGAACGAGCATCTGTACCTTCACCGAGACTATTGGTTCTGGAGAGATTCCAACGGACATGAGATTGATCTGATGACTCACAATGGAAATTCATTTGATATTTTTGAAATAAAATCAACGCAAACAATCACGCCTGCCCAGTTTAAAGGAATGGATTTCTTTGAAAGTATCGCAAAATCACAAATCAGCAACAAAACGCTCATTTACGGTGGAAAAGACAATCAGGAGCGCACAAATTATACCGTATTAGGCTGGTCAAATATAAATTCATAA
- a CDS encoding D-2-hydroxyacid dehydrogenase, translating into MNIVILDGYTLNPGDQDWAPLRSLGNLTVYDRSAQNEIVERAKDAEILLVNKVVLNENTLSQLPHLKYIGVMATGYNNIDTKATAAKGIIVTNVKAYGPASVAQHTFGLLLGLANHLELHSQSVHQGDWVASEDFCYWKTPLVELAGKTFGLVGLGDIGTKVADIARAMGMKVIAYRRNPEKTVGNTIEMVGLEELFRQSDVISLHCPLTEETRELINTERLSWMKPTAYLLNTGRGPLINEQDLADALQNGVIAGAGLDVLSVEPPKPDNPLLTAPNCIITPHIAWASFEARQRLLQMVADNLSAFQHGKPVNVVS; encoded by the coding sequence ATGAATATCGTAATACTGGACGGTTATACCCTCAACCCTGGCGACCAGGACTGGGCGCCCCTGCGGAGTCTGGGAAATCTGACTGTATATGACCGCTCCGCTCAAAATGAAATTGTTGAAAGAGCGAAGGACGCGGAGATTTTACTGGTTAACAAGGTCGTACTGAATGAAAACACGCTGAGCCAGCTACCGCACCTGAAATACATTGGTGTAATGGCAACCGGTTATAACAATATAGATACCAAAGCAACGGCCGCAAAAGGTATCATAGTTACCAATGTGAAAGCCTATGGCCCCGCTTCGGTAGCGCAGCACACCTTTGGCTTATTGCTTGGCTTGGCCAATCATCTTGAGCTGCACAGCCAAAGTGTACACCAAGGCGACTGGGTTGCCTCGGAAGATTTTTGTTACTGGAAAACGCCCTTGGTGGAACTTGCCGGTAAAACTTTCGGGCTGGTGGGGCTGGGAGATATCGGGACCAAAGTAGCTGACATTGCCAGAGCCATGGGCATGAAAGTGATTGCCTATCGCAGAAACCCCGAAAAAACGGTTGGGAATACGATCGAAATGGTAGGCTTGGAAGAGCTCTTCCGGCAAAGTGATGTGATCAGCCTGCATTGCCCGCTGACCGAAGAAACACGTGAACTCATCAATACGGAACGCCTCTCCTGGATGAAACCCACAGCATATCTGCTCAATACCGGGAGGGGTCCACTCATTAATGAACAGGATCTGGCTGACGCCCTCCAAAATGGAGTAATCGCTGGTGCGGGTCTGGATGTATTGTCCGTAGAGCCGCCCAAGCCCGACAATCCTTTGTTAACTGCTCCCAACTGCATCATCACACCACATATTGCGTGGGCGTCTTTTGAAGCACGTCAAAGATTGCTCCAGATGGTGGCCGACAACCTCAGCGCTTTTCAGCATGGAAAACCGGTGAATGTGGTATCCTGA
- a CDS encoding glycosyltransferase family 39 protein, whose protein sequence is MFFFILPISILLIAIIVQYEQSIYKKMGVIGFLRRSFLISLLAHSLIIFLFNEILSLFDGLTIINTRLFWSILVILEIVVLYEFYQTYPLRKGQAVRLIMQFWKNIRYADKWLIYTAILLYIIPLMILSVIVPPNNFDAHSYHLNRIIEWLGNHNINHYPTRHNQQLYHNVFAEYIVMHTFLLSESDVFAGTVQFLASIGSIVACSLVTKRLGGTSSVQILSSVMLVTLPIAILESTSVQVDYVASFFFITFLYFGYEALDYPEGDTIIFMALSLAFGSFSKYTIFMYSLPFCVYFGLRFLQLRGFIGSVKIFGIFAAMLFFVFMPFMFRNYDFFGDVLSPVKETGLEAENLTVKEFSFKNTISGMVKNVGLHIGLPSNSYNLFMESLVEKLHKMLGVNLNPDGADTFLVRFVLHEDMVPNTIHQTILFFSLVGLFFIKGKTRLNYFALCACAGFAIFSSLMIFQLWSSRTQMPFFLMGCIISAVVLDRFLGKWTVYLSFALILFSTVFVLANPSKPLVPLRYYSKKFLSYTPIAVCPQNKRQELTVVRKLTKFYSATLNKNKCFQLQNIIPRKDQDVVFEILDKVGYFDEEKYETVFTSDKTKLYFFNHPNDYEKCRDLIPRMKSVQENIGILFKAGNGYYHYWAMIQGDKYQFGQMKYIGYRPKYSELSNANQKFEYRYIFGDDPGLLKHYYKKNLIDTVYSSKGFYFAKLKWKVADIISL, encoded by the coding sequence ATGTTCTTTTTTATTTTACCAATATCTATATTACTTATTGCCATTATTGTTCAATATGAACAAAGTATCTACAAGAAAATGGGAGTCATAGGTTTTTTAAGAAGATCATTTTTAATCTCTCTTTTAGCTCATTCATTAATTATATTTTTGTTTAATGAGATACTGTCTTTGTTTGACGGTTTAACCATAATTAATACCAGATTGTTTTGGAGTATTTTGGTTATATTAGAAATTGTGGTATTATATGAATTTTATCAAACGTATCCTTTGCGTAAAGGTCAGGCAGTACGGTTAATTATGCAATTCTGGAAAAATATTAGATATGCGGATAAGTGGCTCATATATACGGCAATACTACTTTATATTATTCCGTTGATGATCCTGTCAGTAATTGTTCCTCCTAATAACTTCGATGCCCATAGCTATCATCTCAATAGAATAATTGAGTGGCTGGGAAACCACAACATAAATCACTATCCCACACGGCACAATCAGCAACTTTATCACAATGTATTCGCGGAATATATTGTGATGCACACATTTCTACTTTCGGAGTCCGATGTCTTTGCCGGTACGGTTCAATTTCTTGCAAGTATTGGAAGTATTGTGGCGTGTAGCTTGGTTACTAAAAGGCTGGGTGGTACAAGCAGTGTGCAAATTCTTTCATCGGTGATGCTGGTGACGCTGCCGATAGCAATTCTGGAAAGTACCTCCGTTCAGGTAGATTATGTTGCATCTTTCTTTTTTATCACATTTCTCTACTTTGGCTATGAAGCTCTGGACTATCCAGAAGGAGATACGATCATTTTCATGGCACTTTCTTTGGCGTTTGGCTCATTCTCCAAGTACACAATTTTTATGTATTCGCTGCCATTTTGCGTATATTTTGGGTTGCGGTTTTTACAACTACGAGGCTTTATTGGCTCGGTAAAAATCTTTGGGATATTTGCAGCGATGCTGTTCTTCGTTTTTATGCCATTTATGTTTAGGAATTATGATTTTTTTGGAGACGTTCTTAGCCCGGTGAAAGAAACCGGACTGGAAGCTGAAAATTTGACGGTGAAGGAATTTTCATTTAAGAATACAATTTCAGGAATGGTTAAGAATGTGGGGCTTCATATTGGGTTGCCATCCAATTCTTATAATCTGTTTATGGAGAGCTTGGTAGAGAAATTGCACAAAATGCTGGGTGTAAATCTTAATCCTGATGGGGCAGATACATTTTTAGTAAGATTTGTTTTGCATGAGGACATGGTTCCAAATACCATCCATCAGACGATACTTTTTTTTTCATTGGTGGGTTTGTTTTTTATTAAGGGAAAAACCCGCCTTAATTACTTCGCATTATGTGCCTGCGCAGGTTTTGCAATATTTAGTTCACTGATGATATTTCAACTCTGGAGTTCACGGACTCAGATGCCTTTCTTTCTGATGGGATGTATTATCTCTGCTGTTGTATTAGATCGTTTTCTGGGTAAGTGGACGGTTTACCTTTCTTTTGCACTTATATTGTTTTCGACAGTGTTTGTTTTGGCAAATCCGAGTAAACCACTTGTACCATTGCGTTATTATTCCAAGAAATTTTTAAGCTATACTCCAATAGCTGTTTGTCCTCAAAATAAAAGGCAGGAGCTTACGGTAGTGCGTAAATTGACGAAGTTTTATTCTGCTACTTTGAATAAAAACAAATGCTTCCAGTTGCAAAATATCATCCCGAGGAAAGATCAGGACGTGGTGTTTGAAATACTTGATAAAGTGGGTTATTTTGACGAGGAAAAATATGAAACTGTATTTACATCTGATAAAACGAAGCTCTATTTTTTTAATCATCCGAACGACTATGAAAAGTGCAGGGATTTAATACCACGAATGAAAAGTGTGCAAGAAAATATCGGGATATTGTTTAAGGCCGGCAATGGATATTATCACTATTGGGCGATGATCCAAGGGGACAAGTATCAATTTGGCCAAATGAAATATATTGGGTATCGGCCAAAGTATTCTGAGCTTTCAAATGCGAACCAGAAATTTGAATATCGGTATATTTTTGGAGATGATCCTGGTCTTCTGAAACACTATTATAAAAAGAACCTGATTGATACAGTTTATTCCTCCAAAGGTTTTTACTTTGCAAAACTTAAATGGAAGGTGGCGGATATCATTTCTCTTTGA
- a CDS encoding M1 family metallopeptidase translates to MKQVITFLLATLLTVGAQAQQLPVSPNYKANDRFEQLGTVLPTPNTYRTASGAPGREYWQQRADYDIKAELDDDNRRITGSETITYYNNSPDDLKYIWLQLDQNLFKKDGIGARSRTGTVNGRGMSPEQIEELSNARGATLDPGIQYGYEIKSVKDKTGKALPYTINGTMMRIDLPLVMKPNTNYAFSVDWAYNITEYYGRSGYEYFPKDGNAAYFIAHWFPRLAPYDDVNGWNHKQFLGQGEFALIFGNYKVAITVPADHVVAASGECQNYAQVLTSVQKQRLKQAETTKTPVLIVTQEEAIKAEKRENKKPGTKTWIYKADNVRDFAFASSRKFIWDAMQSDVYKNGRKIWCMSIYPKEGNPLWEQYSTRAVEHTLKSYGNRTFEYPYPVAISCHAVAGGGMEYPMISFNGGRPEEDGTYSEGVKYGMIGVIIHEVGHNFFPMIVNSDERQWAWMDEGLNTFCQYLAEKEWDYNFPSRRGEPNQITEYMSSDKSMLSPIMTSAENVIGLGPNAYAKPATALNILRETVMGRALFDHAFKEYSTRWRFKSPTPADFFRTMEDASGVDLDWFWKGWFYGTEPADQDLVSVDWFSIDTKNPEIEKELARKEAARKKNTISKMNDLPSKGETVVARDSTMADFYNRYDPYKVTAADRQAYEQYLSTLSENEKELVKKNTNFYTLSVKNKGGLVMPVIIKMEFEDGTDSVATFPAEIWRFNDAGVSKVISTNKKVVQWTLDPYQQIADIDTENNSFPRIPKPTRFQIFRQQELRKAPNPMQMEGAGKVGTAPKN, encoded by the coding sequence ATGAAACAAGTAATTACTTTTTTACTTGCCACACTCTTAACAGTTGGGGCGCAGGCCCAACAGCTCCCCGTTTCTCCTAACTACAAAGCAAATGACCGGTTTGAGCAATTGGGAACGGTTTTGCCCACGCCCAATACTTACCGGACAGCGTCTGGAGCACCGGGGCGGGAATACTGGCAGCAACGTGCCGACTACGATATTAAAGCAGAGCTCGACGACGACAACCGACGGATCACCGGCTCTGAAACGATTACCTATTACAACAATTCGCCCGATGACCTGAAGTACATCTGGCTGCAACTGGATCAGAACCTTTTCAAAAAAGACGGTATAGGAGCAAGATCCCGCACCGGAACCGTTAATGGCAGAGGCATGAGCCCTGAGCAGATCGAGGAACTCAGCAATGCCCGTGGGGCCACGCTGGACCCTGGCATACAATACGGTTACGAAATAAAGTCGGTAAAAGACAAAACCGGCAAAGCCTTGCCCTATACCATCAACGGTACCATGATGCGGATTGACCTGCCGCTGGTCATGAAACCTAACACCAACTATGCATTTTCGGTTGACTGGGCTTACAATATTACCGAGTACTATGGCCGCAGCGGGTATGAATATTTCCCCAAGGATGGTAACGCAGCCTATTTCATTGCACACTGGTTCCCACGCCTGGCGCCCTATGACGACGTCAACGGCTGGAACCACAAACAGTTCCTGGGCCAGGGAGAGTTTGCTTTGATTTTCGGGAATTACAAAGTGGCTATCACTGTCCCCGCCGACCATGTGGTGGCAGCCAGCGGAGAATGCCAGAATTACGCTCAGGTATTAACATCCGTTCAAAAGCAACGTCTCAAACAAGCCGAAACCACAAAAACCCCTGTACTGATCGTCACCCAGGAAGAAGCTATAAAAGCTGAAAAAAGAGAGAACAAAAAGCCTGGAACAAAAACCTGGATTTACAAGGCTGACAATGTACGTGATTTTGCATTTGCCAGCAGCCGGAAATTCATCTGGGATGCTATGCAAAGCGATGTTTATAAAAACGGTCGGAAAATCTGGTGTATGTCCATCTACCCGAAAGAAGGCAACCCGCTTTGGGAGCAATACTCCACCAGAGCCGTGGAACATACACTGAAATCGTATGGCAACCGTACGTTTGAATACCCCTATCCCGTGGCAATATCCTGCCACGCGGTTGCGGGGGGCGGTATGGAATACCCCATGATCAGCTTCAACGGTGGCCGTCCCGAAGAAGATGGTACCTATAGCGAGGGGGTTAAATACGGCATGATCGGTGTGATTATCCATGAAGTCGGGCACAACTTCTTCCCGATGATCGTCAATTCCGACGAGCGCCAGTGGGCCTGGATGGACGAAGGACTTAATACCTTTTGCCAATATCTGGCAGAGAAAGAATGGGATTACAACTTTCCCTCGCGCCGCGGTGAACCCAACCAGATTACAGAATATATGTCATCCGACAAATCCATGCTTTCTCCCATTATGACCTCCGCTGAGAACGTCATAGGGCTGGGCCCCAATGCATACGCCAAACCTGCTACGGCACTGAATATTTTACGGGAAACGGTCATGGGCAGAGCACTTTTTGACCATGCCTTCAAAGAATATTCCACGCGCTGGCGCTTTAAAAGCCCCACTCCGGCAGATTTTTTCCGGACCATGGAAGACGCATCCGGTGTGGATCTTGACTGGTTCTGGAAAGGGTGGTTTTACGGCACCGAACCCGCAGACCAGGACCTGGTGAGCGTAGACTGGTTCAGTATTGACACCAAAAACCCGGAAATTGAAAAGGAGCTTGCAAGAAAAGAGGCTGCAAGAAAAAAGAATACCATCAGCAAAATGAACGATCTTCCAAGCAAAGGAGAAACAGTGGTGGCCAGGGATTCCACCATGGCTGATTTTTATAACCGCTACGACCCCTACAAAGTTACCGCGGCTGATCGCCAGGCTTACGAGCAATACCTCTCTACCCTGAGTGAAAATGAAAAAGAGCTCGTGAAGAAGAATACCAATTTCTATACCCTTTCTGTAAAAAACAAGGGTGGGCTGGTCATGCCTGTCATCATTAAAATGGAATTCGAGGACGGTACCGACTCCGTGGCAACCTTCCCCGCCGAGATCTGGCGGTTCAACGATGCCGGTGTTTCCAAAGTGATCTCTACCAACAAGAAAGTCGTACAATGGACGCTTGACCCTTATCAGCAGATAGCGGATATTGATACTGAAAACAACTCTTTTCCAAGGATTCCGAAACCAACACGCTTCCAGATATTCAGGCAGCAGGAATTACGGAAAGCTCCTAATCCTATGCAGATGGAAGGAGCAGGAAAGGTGGGCACTGCACCTAAGAATTAG
- a CDS encoding HupE/UreJ family protein, with translation MSEFQAYLLLGFDHITDSNGYDHILFIIALCTIYTLVDGKRVIILVTAFTVGHSVTLALATSGMVKVDPALIEFLIPVTILITAFFNFFYKPAKNSLSAKDKTFSFRYPVALLFGLIHGLGFSNYLQALLGKEASIFGPLLGFNIGLELGQLVIVFIILVIAFVMVDLLKVQKLSWNHIVSGIVAGMALSLILNNDFFRNLVGMPAN, from the coding sequence ATGTCAGAATTTCAAGCATATCTCCTCTTAGGCTTTGATCACATCACCGATTCCAACGGTTATGACCATATTCTCTTTATCATTGCGCTTTGCACAATTTATACATTAGTGGATGGAAAACGTGTGATTATCCTCGTTACAGCCTTCACCGTGGGACATTCCGTTACACTAGCGCTGGCAACGTCCGGTATGGTAAAGGTTGATCCCGCCCTGATCGAATTCCTGATTCCGGTAACGATATTAATAACCGCCTTCTTTAATTTTTTCTACAAGCCTGCCAAAAACTCTCTTTCAGCAAAAGACAAAACGTTTTCATTCAGGTATCCCGTCGCATTGCTTTTCGGCCTGATACATGGGTTGGGATTTTCCAACTATCTGCAGGCCTTGCTGGGCAAGGAGGCCAGTATTTTCGGCCCCCTCCTGGGATTTAACATAGGTTTGGAATTAGGCCAGCTGGTCATTGTTTTCATTATTCTGGTAATAGCCTTCGTTATGGTTGATTTACTGAAAGTACAAAAGCTTTCCTGGAATCATATCGTTTCGGGGATAGTGGCAGGAATGGCTCTTTCACTTATTTTAAATAATGATTTCTTCCGTAACCTGGTAGGCATGCCAGCGAATTAA